The Tigriopus californicus strain San Diego chromosome 5, Tcal_SD_v2.1, whole genome shotgun sequence genome includes a region encoding these proteins:
- the LOC131881128 gene encoding uncharacterized protein LOC131881128 — protein MGAGRGAQTQEPSGPINFVNMQSLLLQRSRIVNGFEPQRRPWMALIEIHKSIPRKGVKQNDNPTCGGVLVNKLWVITAAHCFCVSPLGCKGRPSKPNFHLARVTVFLGQHDIARRYRFRRNIYKPEEILIHPKYARNVRDQHDIALVKLRREVRFNRLQMPICLPPTAKFQDTNLTAYVSGWGLLSQENCSTSDQGPSPHLSCQFPFRWQGQKVRGCSFTPTPTSNSEECGRFKKEVNSMKDVTYSTEIYDGVMLLDEKGFPTTTCFKEDPGNFGWCGTTDSPNETSNWGWCNAFCRQGAQKGHRHTSILQETQLSTLSKTQCRKFGQEMKINPLVELCAGKIQRPKVKKLFKLGSGGRYEELELDMNRNTDNEEFYIGGSDSCKGDSGGPLFIWQANKAYLIGVVSRGKGCAGFNRPGIYTRITKKLKWIRKYTQSGNCS, from the exons ATGGGGGCGGGCAGGGGCGCCCAAACCCAAGAGCCCAGTGGTCCAATTAATTTTGTGAATATGCAAAGCCTACTTCTGCAACGATCCAGGATTGTGAACGGTTTCGAGCCTCAACGTCGGCCGTGGATGGCGCTAATCGAAATCCACAAGAGCATTCCCAGGAAGGGTGTCAAACAAAACGATAATCCCACTTGTGGGGGAGTTCTCGTGAATAAG TTATGGGTGATTACCGCCGCTCATTGCTTCTGTGTTTCTCCATTGGGTTGCAAAGGACGTCCCTCAAAACCGAACTTCCACTTGGCCCGAGTCACCGTGTTTCTTGGCCAGCACGATATCGCTCGTCGATATCGCTTCAGAA GAAACATCTACAAGCCCGAAGAAATCCTTATCCACCCAAAATATGCCCGAAATGTTCGAGATCAGCACGATATTGCCTTGGTTAAACTCAGAAGGGAGGTCCGGTTCAATCGCCTCCAAATGCCGATCTGTCTGCCCCCAACGGCCAAATTCCAAGACACCAATTTAACAG CTTACGTCTCTGGTTGGGGATTGTTGTCCCAAGAGAATTGTTCCACATCCGACCAAGGGCCCAGCCCTCATCTCTCGTGTCAATTTCCATTCCGGTGGCAAGGCCAAAAGGTCAGAGGCTGCAGTTTCACACCCACTCCGACTTCCAACAGTGAGGAGTGCGGACGTTTCAAGAAAGAGGTCAACAGTATGAAGGACGTGACATATAGCACTGAGATTTATGACGGAGTCATGCTTCTGGACGAGAAAGGTTTTCCAACGACCACGTGCTTCAAAGAAGACCCAGGAAATTTTGGTTG GTGTGGAACTACGGATTCGCCTAATGAGACTTCGAATTGGGGTTGGTGTAACGCTTTCTGTCGACAAGG AGCACAAAAAGGTCATcgtcacacttccatcttgCAAGAAACTCAATTGTCAACCCTGAGCAAGACACAGTGCCggaaatttggccaagaaatgaaGATTAATCCCCTTGTCGAGTTGTGTGCGGGAAAAATCCAGAGGCCAAAAGTCAAGAAGTTATTCAAGCTCGGTTCAGGAGGAAGGTACGAAGAGCTCGAACTTGACATGAACAGGAACACTGACAATGAAGAATTCTACATCG GCGGAAGTGACAGTTGCAAAGGAGACAGTGGAGGGCCCTTGTTCATTTGGCAAGCCAACAAGGCCTATCTCATTGGTGTTGTAAGCCGTGGAAAAGGCTGTGCGGGCTTCAATCGACCGGGAATTTACACAAGAATCACGAAGAAGCTCAAGTGGATTCGAAAGTATACACAGTCTGGGAATTGCTCATAA
- the LOC131881126 gene encoding uncharacterized protein LOC131881126, which yields MISLVRSLLLFVFLGQIAHGEEDSSEKRFYAKRLAQLQELLAQRRSMNCPCGIAKRGEQRSPNVDQMSDAKPRIVNGYEPEYRPWMTFIQQRTLDNKLKICGGSIINKRWILTAAHCICMTMPCKQDPSKAGTVIDFDPKEYFRVVVGLKDLALLPRYPESTHVIVDIVVHPKYFFGKNERDDIALLKLENELIFSDKIMPICLPYGTRFPDQLGEVFVAGWGARHELKCTTNEYGPVRNSKCKFPFRYKMMLAHECIKMSNPTSLDAMCRMLKKKQNFSVFPPEGVVHIDIERKGKADDDSLMTRCFNQSVGEYGWCGTCIESEKTPGRPGYCGTNATNGEDEAVDVEAFQSWGFCNKHCSNSNPLKDILQEVKLELVPRASCESLGGFMNVSTKTELCAGHRVFTSRHEYYANKNSEEPDLSFEIKAKDEREVSYGGKDACVGDSGGPLWKWIGKKRPRAFAIGVVSRGKGCARKDNPGIYTRVKLYLDWIFAHAGDDKCS from the exons ATGATCAGTTTAGTCAGGAGCTTGCTTCTGTTCGTTTTTCTTGGACAAATTGCCCATGGAGAGGAGGATTCCTCGGAAAAGCGCTTTTATGCCAAGCGATTGGCTCAACTTCAAGAGCTCCTCGCCCAGAGACGATCGATGAATTGTCCTTGTGGGATAGCCAAACGAGGTGAGCAACGAAGCCCCAACGTGGATCAAATGTCGGATGCCAAGCCAAGAATTGTCAACGGCTACGAGCCCGAGTATCGACCTTGGATGACTTTCATTCAACAAAGGACATTGGATAACAAACTCAAGATCTGTGGCGGCTCCATCATCAACAAGCGATGGATCTTGACCGCGGCCCATTGCATTTGCATGACCATGCCTTGCAAGCAAGATCCCAGCAAGGCTGGGACCGTGATCGACTTTGACCCCAAAGAGTATTTCAGAGTGGTGGTGGGTTTGAAGGATCTGGCCCTCCTGCCACGCTATCCTGAATCTACTCATGTGATTGTGGATATTGTGGTTcatcccaaatattttttcggg AAAAATGAACGTGACGATATTGCTCTGCTCAAACTGGAAAACGAGCTGATCTTCTCGGACAAGATCATGCCTATCTGTCTACCATACGGAACTCGGTTTCCCGACCAACTCGGCGAAGTTTTCGTCGCAG GCTGGGGTGCGAGACATGAGCTTAAATGCACAACCAACGAGTACGGACCAGTGCGCAATTCCAAGTGCAAATTTCCGTTTCGTTACAAAATGATGCTGGCACATGAATGTATCAAGATGTCCAACCCCACCAGCCTCGATGCCATGTGCAGAAtgttaaaaaagaaacagaacTTCAGCGTGTTCCCACCAGAGGGCGTGGTGCACATTGACATCGAACGAAAAGGAAAGGCCGACGATGACTCGCTGATGACCCGTTGCTTCAATCAATCG GTGGGAGAGTATGGTTGGTGTGGAACGTGTATCGAAAGCGAGAAAACGCCCGGTAGACCCGGGTATTGTGGAACGAATGCCACCAACGGGGAAGATGAGGCGGTTGACGTGGAAGCCTTTCAAAGTTGGGGCTTTTGTAACAAACACTGctcaaattcaaatccttTGAAGGATATTCTTCAA GAGGTGAAACTGGAGCTGGTTCCACGTGCATCTTGTGAATCCTTGGGAGGGTTCATGAATGTTTCCACGAAAACCGAACTATGTGCTGGGCATCGGGTTTTCACCTCAAGACATGAATACTATGCAAATAAA AACTCCGAAGAGCCCGATTTaagctttgaaatcaaagccaagGATGAACGAGAGGTGTCTTATGGTGGTAAGGACGCCTGTGTTGGCGACAGTGGCGGTCCTTTGTGGAAATGGATCGGAAAGAAGCGACCTCGAGCTTTTGCCATTGGAGTGGTTAGTCGAGGCAAAGGCTGTGCTCGCAAAGACAATCCAGGCATCTACACCCGCGTCAAACTCTACTTGGATTGGATTTTCGCTCATGCCGGTGACGACAAATGCTCTTGA